A genomic region of Acidimicrobiales bacterium contains the following coding sequences:
- the sufC gene encoding Fe-S cluster assembly ATPase SufC gives MLVIEDLHAAVGDDEILHGLSLSLPAGEVHAVMGPNGSGKSTLAHVLAGREPYRVTGGRVLYDGADLLAMSPEDRARVGVFLAFQHPVAIPGVPNMYFLRTAFNAVRRARGLEQLGPGEFLSVAREKMRLVAMDPALMNRSVNEGFSGGERKRNEVLQMAVLEPRLAILDETDSGLDIDALRIVAAGVNALRGPDRAVLMITHHQRLLDYVTPDRVHVMAGGQVVRSGGPDLAVELEAEGYAGLVGRDQPADVAQ, from the coding sequence ATGCTTGTGATCGAGGACCTGCATGCGGCGGTCGGAGACGACGAGATCCTGCACGGACTGTCGCTCAGCCTCCCGGCGGGAGAGGTACATGCGGTGATGGGGCCGAACGGCTCGGGCAAGAGCACCCTGGCCCATGTGCTGGCCGGGCGGGAGCCCTACCGGGTGACGGGCGGCCGGGTGCTCTACGACGGGGCCGACCTCCTGGCCATGTCCCCCGAGGATCGGGCCCGGGTCGGGGTGTTCCTGGCGTTCCAGCACCCGGTGGCCATCCCCGGGGTTCCCAACATGTACTTCCTCCGGACCGCGTTCAACGCCGTCCGGCGGGCCCGGGGCCTCGAGCAGCTCGGCCCGGGGGAGTTCCTGTCCGTGGCCCGGGAGAAGATGCGCCTGGTGGCGATGGACCCGGCCCTGATGAACCGATCGGTCAACGAGGGCTTCTCCGGGGGGGAGAGGAAGCGCAACGAGGTCCTGCAGATGGCCGTTCTCGAGCCTCGCCTGGCCATCCTGGACGAGACCGACTCCGGGCTGGACATAGACGCCCTGAGGATCGTGGCGGCCGGTGTCAATGCCCTGCGGGGACCGGACCGGGCGGTGCTGATGATCACCCACCACCAGCGTCTGCTCGACTACGTCACACCCGATCGGGTGCACGTTATGGCCGGCGGCCAGGTGGTCCGCTCGGGGGGGCCGGACCTGGCGGTCGAGCTCGA